The DNA segment TCTTTCCGGTACTTTGCCTGAGCAATTTGATTTTGGTGAATCCATCGAAAGTCTTGTACAATGAATTCCTGCCGAACCCAACGGCAAGCCAGTCATTTATTCCATATTCGAAGCCAAAACGGATGGTTGCCTGGTCCAGCCCGAACCATTCATACCATCCTGTATTGATCCGTCCGAAGTGATGCGATATGATAAAGATCAGGTTGCCGTTTGCAGGATTCTCAATCGATTGCCCATTACATATCCGTGTAGTTTTAAAAGTTGCATAGGCATAATCGGTTGTCTGTGGTTCATCCCCGAAAAGATCCATAAGGTCATCCTGGGCATAAATCCCTATGGAAAGCAACATGCTTAATACTAAAAGTGAAAATGTTTTTATCATAATGATTATGTGTTTTGTATATAAATTTTAGATCCCAGATACCTGCCCCGGTGAAAAACTGGGCCGATCTCCGATCTTCGATCTTCGATCTTCGATCTTCGATCTTCGATCAATTCTCCTTTGTTCCTTCATCAATCCATTTCTTTATCTGCAGAATTTTACACTCCTGCATCTTCGGTTGGTTTTTCGGCATGGGGGAGTTACCGGAGGCATGGCTGATCACACCATAAAGGCTCCCGTAGGTTCCTGCAGGTTTTTGACCTGCTGCTGCAGTATTTGCATAACCTTCCAGGGAAACATTTCCTTGAGGCGCTCCGCCGCTGTGACAGGAAATGCAATACTGGTCGATGATGGGTTTTACCTTTCCGGAATAGGTTACATTGCTTGTATCACAAGCACCTGCATCCGGATATAATTCCTCTTCGTTATCATAGTAGCATCCTGGCATGAAAACCATTGCGAATGCTGCCATTAATGTTAATTGCAATAAAATGTTCCTTTTAATCATTGGGTGTTCCATTTTCAATCCAAATTTCTGTTTGACGAATCTGACAATCTGATAGTTTATTTCCGTTTTTGGGCATTTGAGGAAATCCGCTTTCCCACCGAATGACACCCAGTAAACTGCCGTTATTGGCAACCGTAACCAGATTATTGTAGCCTTCAAGAGTAATTCCGCCAAGGGGGTTGTTATTATTGTGGCACCCTACGCAGAATTTATTGATCATCGGTCCGATAATGCTCGTGTATGTGACATTCAGGGTATCACATTCTTCCTCATCGCAGAACAGGTTTTGTGCTCCCTGGTTTATCCATTTCAGGATTATATTTATCTGTTCCTGGGTTAATGGGCTACCGGGCGGTGGAGGCATTCTCTTATCAGGGTCCGTTTCGATCACAACCTCATAAATTTCGCTGTTTCCCGGGTCAAAAGGCTGAACGTCACCTGTTTGCATAACAGAATTATAGTCGGTCAGACGCACGCCATCCTGGGCTGTTATAGCATCATGGCAATCGGGTTTGGCACAGTTCGATTGCAGGATAGGAAGCAGATCCTTTTCAAAATAAATTGTATCGGGATCACATGGATGGCCGGGTGAAGGAAAGGTTGTATCATTTACCCATATTTCGATGGTACGGATCAGACAAACAGCCAGTTTGGGTTGATCTTTGGGCATCGGGGAAAATGGAGGGATATGGTTTATCGATCCAATTAGCTGACCGCTTTGAACGATAGCAGTTACATCGTCATAATTGGTCAGGTCTATCCCTGCCTGAGGTGTTGACCCACTATGGCATCCTGTGCAATATTTTTCAAAAATCGGTACCACAGACCCCGGGTAAGTTACATTCAAAGTATCACAGACGATCGTATCACCACCACCACCGTTCTCTGGTGTGACTATTTCTTCGGGATTGTGCTTGCATCCTGGTAAATACGAAAGTATAAGAATAGTAAGAAATATTAATAATAGGGATAACACAATTTTTTTCATAATTTTGAGATAATTGTTAATTCAAATATACAGGTATTTGAATGTTAAATTGCTAAATTTCAGAAATTTAGACTGGTTCTAAATTTTAAATCATCTCAAAAGCACTTTATGACTCAGGATCCCGAACGTAATAAAGTTGTATACAGGGAGTATTATCTGAAAAATATGATTTGCACCTGCTGCAGTCGTCTTTTAAAAATTTTAATGGAGCAGATAGGTGTTACAATAGAGAGTCTGAGAATGGGCGAGATCAGGATCTCTTTTGACCCGGAAAATATTGATGAAGCCAGGATACTGCAAGTCTTGCATGAAAACGGGTTCGATCCGGTAAATGACAATGAATCGCGTTTGACAGAACAAATTAAGCTGGCAGTGATCGATCTGGTTCACCACTCCACTTTTAACAGCATGGTAAGAAATTCAGATTTTCTGGTTGAGAAATTCAACCTATCTTATCAGCATATATCATCTTTGTTTTCAAAGCATGTTGGGATTACCCTCGAAAAATACATCATTATTCAGAAAATAGAGAAAGCCAAAGAGCTGATTATATCCGGGGAGCTTACTTTGAGTGAGATTGCATATATAATGGGATACAGCAGTGTACAGTATCTTTCAACGCAGTTTAAAAATGTCACGGGGGTTTCTGTAAGTGAATTCAAAAAGGATCCTGCGCGATACAGAAGGCCTGTTGATGAACTAAATGGCTAAGTGTTTTGTTTGAATCGTTTAAGCCGGTTAATTATGATCAATAAAATTATCTCCTTTTCATTAAATAATCGCCTCATTATTGGCATTCTAACGCTTGGACTGATTGCCTGGGGCGGATATAATTTTACAATATTGCCCATTGATGCTGTCCCGGATATCACGAACAACCAGGTTCAGGTAATCACAGTTGCTCCCTCTTTGGCACCGCAGGAAGTTGAGCAGTTCATAACTTTTCCTGTGGAGATTGCCATGGCAAATATCCAGGATGTTACAGAAATCAGGTCAATTTCACGTTTTGGATTGTCGGTTGTCACTATCGTTTTCAAGGACCGTGTTGATCCTTATCTTGCCAGGCAATTAGTCAGCGAGCAGATTAAAATAGCTGAAAGCAATATTCCTGAGGGCTATGGGACTCCTGAAATGATGCCCATTACCACCGGGCTGGGCGAGATATACCAATATGTGATTGAACCCTTACCGGGCTATGAAGATATTTATACTCCTCTTGAAATAAGGACAATTCAGGATTGGATCATAAAAAGGCAGTTGTCGGGTATTCCCGGTATTGTTGAGATCAGCAGTTTTGGAGGTTACTTGAAGCAGTATGAGGTAACAGTAAAGCCCCGCACGCTTGTAGGGAAGAATCTGACTATTACTGAGATTTTTGAAGCTTTGGAGAAAAACAATGAGAATACCGGAGGTGGATACATTGAAAAAGGACAGGAAGCTCTTTATATCAGGGCTGAAGGTATTATACAAAATGAAGAAGATATAGAAAACATTGTTATTAAGGTAATTGATGGAATTCCCATACTTATCAAAGACGTTGCTGAGGTTAACATAAGCCATCCACCGAGGTTTGGCGCCATGACCAAGGATGGTAAGGGTGAAGCTGTGGGTGGGATCACACTTATGCTGAAAGGCGGTAATTCGGCAAGTATAATTAAAGAGGTAAAAGCGCGTATTGAACAGGTAAAGAAAACCCTGCCGGAAGGAATAACCCTTCATGCCTACCTCGACAGGAGCCAAATGATTTCCAAAACAATTAACACAGTAAGTAAAAACCTGATCGAAGGGGGGCTGATTGTTATTTTCATCCTGATCCTATTATTAGGAAATTACAGGGCCGGACTCATTGTTGCATCCGTTATTCCATTATCCATGCTATTTGCTTTTTCCATGATGAATCTTTTCGGTGTCAGTGCTAACCTGATGAGTCTTGGTGCTATCGATTTCGGTTTGATCGTGGATGGTTCCGTGATTGTGATAGAAGGGATTGTATACCAGATACATCGTGGCAGTTTAAAGGGCAAATTGTCGCAGGAGGAAATAGATAAAAACATTTACATTGCAGGGAGCAGAGTCAGCAAGTCGGCCGTTTTCGGTGTATTGATCATTCTGATCGTATACATTCCGATTCTGGCTTTCACCGGCATTGAAGGGAAAATGTTCAAGCCAATGGCTCAGACTGTAATTTTCGCTTTGGTAGGGGCACTGATACTTTCCCTTACGTATGTGCCTGTTATGGCTTCCATCTTTCTTAGTAAGAAGATATCTCACAAGGAGAGTTTTGCCGATAAGATCATTCATTCCCTTCATAAGGCACATGCACCGGTGCTGGATTATTCTTTGCGTCATAAATGGTTGGTCCTGGCTATGGTTCTGGCATTACTGGGTGCAAGCTTTTTCCTGTTCAGCAGGATGGGCGGAGAATTCATCCCTACATTGGAAGAAGGAGATCTTGCAGCCCAAATGACGCTGGCACCCGGATCATCCTTGTCAGAAAGTATAGCCACATCTACAAAAGCTGAGAGAATTATCCTGGATAATTTCCCGGAAGTCAAAGAAGTAGTATCAAAAATTGGAACTGCCGAGGTGCCTACCGATCCAATGGCAGTGGAAGATGCTGATATTATGATAGTGATGAAGCCTCGTGAAGAATGGACTTCAGCCAAAACAAGAGTTCAACTGGTGGAAATGATGAAAGAGAAACTTTCTGTTTTACCGGGGGTTTCCTTCGAGTTCACCCAGCCAATTCAGCTTCGGTTTAATGAGTTAATGACTGGGGTTAAGTCGGATGTAGCTGTAAAAATTTACGGAGAAGACCTGAATTTGCTTTATGAAAAAGCCAATGAAGCGGCTGCTGTCATAAGCAATATCAGGGGTGCAGGAGATGTCAGGGTTGAACAGATTGTGGGCCTTCCACAACTCATAATCAGGTATAAAAGGGACAAATTGGCGCAATATGGTTTGAATGTGGAAGATATAAACCGCATAATCCGTATTGCTTTCGGTGGAGAACCGGCTGGGGTAGTTTACGAAGGAGAGCGTCGGTTTGATCTGGTACTCAGGCTGTGCGAAGAATGCCGTAATAACCTTCATGCGATTGAAAACCTCAGGGTTAACAGCCCCTCAGGAGAACTGATTTTACTTAGCCAGGTGGCGGATCTGGAAATTAAAGACGGACCCATGCAAATATCGCGTGATGACACTAAGCGCAGGATTACTATCGGGATCAACGTTAGGGAAAGGGATGTAGAATCATTTATTAACGAGGTAGATAATAATTTATCTCAAATGCTTCAGCTTCCGCCAGGATATTATATCACCTTTGGAGGGCAATTTGAAAACCTGAAAGAAGCCAAGCGGACTTCCAGTATTGCTGTACCGGTGTCATTAATCGTTATCCTGGTTCTTTTATATTTTACATTTTATTCTCTCAAACAGGCGCTTATGATATATTCTGCCATTCCTCTTGCAGCAGTTGGTGGTATCTGGGCATTATGGCTGCGGGGTATGCCCTTCAGCATATCCGCAGGAGTAGGTTTTATTGCTCTGTTCGGGGTTGCAGTGCTTAATGGCATAGTATTGCTTTCCTATTACAATGAGCTTGAAAAATCCGGTGTAAAAGATATTTATGAAAGAGTCAGACAGGGCACAAGGACCAGGTTGAGGCCTGTTATCATGACTGCCTCGGTGGCTGCTTTGGGTTTTGTCCCCATGGCATTATCTACCGCTCCGGGCGCAGAAGTGCAAAAACCCCTGGCGACCGTGGTAATAGGAGGCCTTATCACGGCTACCATATTAACTTTGGTGGTTCTTCCGGTTATTTACATTTTATTTAGCAAGATGGGTTCACGTGCTAAAATTAAAACCCCTGCTAAAGCCCTTTCTCTCTTCATCCTTATGTCATTCCCGGCTTTTTTGATTGCCCAGGATAAACCTATGGCTCTTAGTCTGGAAAATGCAGTACAAACTGCCCTGGAAAATAATCTTGAATTAAAAAACGCTGATCTTGAACGGGAAATGGAAGCGAAATTGCGAAAAAGCGCTATTGATATTCCTCAACCTGAATTTATGCTTGAACAAGGTCAGATCAATTCGGATGCAAAAGATTATAATATTTCAATAGCACAATCATTCCGTTTCCCAACTGTTTATTCAAGTGCTTACCGTGTGCAAAAAGAACAGGAATTGCTCAGGGAAACTGAATACAGGCTCTCCAGGAATGAGATCATAATCCGGGTTACATGGTCTTATCTCAGATGGATAAAGTCAGCAGAAAGTCGGAGGATATTATTAAACCAGGATAGTCTGTATAAAGAATTCAAGGATGTGATGAAAATGAAGTATGAACAAGGAGAGGAAAATCATCTTGCAAAGCTTATGGCTGATAGCAAGGCTGGACAGGTCAGGAACAAGCTGCTTGAAGCAAAATCCGGGTATATTATTGCAGAAAATGATCTGCGTCTCCTGACAGGCATACAAAAGAATATAGAAGCTGCTTCAGGCAATTATTTGATGCTTCCGGAACCCGGTGAAAAGGATGTTGCTGAAAGCCCGCTCATTGATTACTTCCGGCAGCAGGTAAATTTAAAACAGGCAGATATTCGAAACCAGACGGCAGGCATGTTTCCTGATATTTCCCTTGGTTATTTCAATCAATCCATTGACCGGGTTCAGGGATTTCAGGGCTGGATGGTAGGAGTTTCTTTGCCGGTTTGGTTTTGGAGCGGATCAGGAAAGATTCAGGCTGCGAAAATTGACCGTCAGATCTCTGAAAATCACCTTATGTTGGAAAAAATAAGGCTGTCGGGTGAATATTACAGGATAAGCGAGTCGATTAAACAAAGGAAAGCAATGTTGAAATATTACGAAGAAATTGCTCTTCTGCAAGCTAAAACACTCGAGGATAATGCTCTCATCAGCTTTGAACAGGGGGAGATCGATTATACGGAGTTTGTTCAGATGACTGGAGAGGCGATGCAAATCCAGCTTGATTATCTTGATGCAATGGAACAATACAATCTCTCTGTTCTTGAAATGTATGAACTTACCGGTGAAACCAATTTAATTATACCTTCATTAAATGAAAACTAAGATTTATCTGATTATTGTGATCATTCCGCTAATGATTGCATGCAGTAGCAACAACCCAGTTCAGGATCAAAGCATTCCGGAACAAGCGAATGGTAGTATGGTTACTCTTTCAATATCACAAATTGAACATGCAGGAATCCAATTTGGTAAAATTGAATCGCGTCTGTTATCATCCGATGTAAATGCCAGAGGAGAGATTGTAGTACCTCCGGAAATGGAAGCCGATATTGTGACGTCCGTTCCGGGTACGGTCCGGGAAATCATGGTTGGTCTTGGGGATGAAGTAAAGGCAGGACAAGTGCTTGCAACCATTCAATCATTCGACTTTCTTGGATTACAGCAGGAGTATCTGCTTGCAGGAAGTCGCCTTGAATTACTTGAACAAGATTATTTACGGCAGAAGGCTTTGAAGGAAGAAAATGCCGCTTCGGAAAAGAAATATCAGGAAGCAGAAGCCATATATGAAGATGCATTGATCTTGCGAAGTGCTCTTGCGGAAAAGCTTGGATTAATGGGTGTTGATCCCACAACCATTTCCCGTGAAAATATTAGTGGTATAATAAAAATAAAAAGTCCTGTTCAAGGCATTGTTGAGGAAGTAAATTTAAATGCCGGTAAATACCTTGAGCCGTCTGATGTGTTATTTAAAGTTTACAACACAGCAGATCTTTATATTGAAATCATGGTTTTCGAGAAGGATATCATGAAAGTTAAACCCGGACAGCGAGTGACTTTTCAAACCAGTGATCAGGGAATGTCAGAATATGAGGGTTTTGTAAAAAGTATTGCATCATCCGTCAGGACGGATGCAAGAGTTGTTAAAGTGCTGGCAGGTTTTGGAAATAAAAAGATTGGACTTGTTCCTGGAATGTTTGTGTCCACAAGCATACATACCAGCGAAGAAACTCTTCCGGCTCTTCCTTCCGAAGCCATTCTTTTTGATGGAAACAGTCGTTACTATATTTTTCATACACTTCCTGAATGGGAGACTGACACAGTGGTATCATTCACGGAGGCAAATATAGTCACCGGCTTTGAGGAGGATGGATACACACAGGTCACAATTCCCGGAGGATTGCCCGGGAACGCCAGAATCGTTATCAAGGGAGCTTATTACCTGAAATCGGAAAAAGCAAAAAGCGAGGAATGAAAGATTGGTTGAGATCAATAATTGACCCGGTGATTTTTATTTTGTTTGATGCCTAAATATACCTTCGTTAATACTGTTGAACACAATAAAACTACTAAAATCCCGGCCAGCCATCCAAAAAATCCTTGAGTTTGATACAAAGCTGTGGCTATATTCCCTATGATCAGCCACTGGAATACATAAAATGCCGTAACATTTCTGCCGGTCCATTGCAGGAATAATACCACAGGATTATCAGGCAATCTGATTTGAATAAATTGCAGGATTACAGTCCACCAACCCGTAAATATAAGTGTCCATATAAAAAATGTCCAGGAGTGATGGTAAAATAGCGGGAGATTGGCAGTGATCCTGGAAGCATAGGGTAGAGACAGAATAATGCCCAGGGTGGTAACGACAAAGACTAACAGGGAAGTTTTTGTTTTTACAGTTTTAAAGTAACTTAATCTCGTAAATCCTGCCGAGGCATAACCTGCAAAAGCATAACCCGCCCAGGGAAATATCGGAAAGTACGACCATGAGTATTCTCCCCAGAGAAATGCCTGTAAATATTTCCATCCGGATGACAAATCCTGAAGATATGGAGAGATAAACACGATAATGAAGGCCAGAATCAGAAAAGGAACCCAACGGGTTCCAACGATCTGTTTTGTCAGCGACAGAAGAATAATGCTTAATCCTGCAACGAATAAAATATCAGCGCCAAAAATATATTCCAGCGGATTTACCTGTATTTGTCCCAGGAATACTTTGATGAGCAAGTGAAAATTAAGTCCAGTATTCAGCAATAGTCCTAAAAAGATCAGGGAAACTCCTCTAAATATGTGTTTACTAAGACTTTTCCCGGATAACGCAACAAAATATCCCATAATAAGCATGAAAACAGGGGCTGCAGGTGGTCCTCCCAGGAAGAAAACGACCTTCCCGAAAGTCGTTCCCTGAAACTCTGTTGTTGTAAAAAGCTCCAAAACATGCACCATTACCATAAAAATAACAGCCAGGCCTTTCATGAAGTCGGGTAACGCTTTCCTTGAATTATTTTTCCTGAGTGCTTTCAAGGCAATCTTATAATCTTATAAAACTTTCCTTAAATCTTGTAAACTTCATATGAAGATACCACGTTATGTTTGCATGCGAATTTAAGCATAGTTTTATACAATGATGAATACCATGAAAATAAAAAAGAATGTAGCGATCAGCGATTCCGGTTTCATTTTCAACCCTGAAACCGGAGAATCCTACACAGCTAATCCAATGGCGGTTGAAATGCTTGGTATGATTAAAGAGGGAAAAGAAAAAAATGAGATACTTCGGTCTGTCAAGGAACGATACCATGTTGACAATATAACCCTTGAGAAGGATTACAATGATTTTATGGCGATGTTACAACGTTTTCAACTGCTAGTGGATCATGAATAAGCCCAGACTAACCATTGCCGTCACTGCCTTGAATGCTATCGACAGTCCGGGGCCGGGTGTTTCCGTTATCCGGGCTTTGAGGGAAGCGTCTTCGTTTGATGTAAGGATCATTGGGTTATCCTATGAAGCCCTTGAGCCGGGTATATATATGCATCAACTCGTTGATCATACTTACCAGGTCCCCTATCCATCCAGCGGCACGGAGCCATTGTTGGAAAGGCTGTCATATATCCATG comes from the Bacteroidota bacterium genome and includes:
- a CDS encoding helix-turn-helix transcriptional regulator; protein product: MEQIGVTIESLRMGEIRISFDPENIDEARILQVLHENGFDPVNDNESRLTEQIKLAVIDLVHHSTFNSMVRNSDFLVEKFNLSYQHISSLFSKHVGITLEKYIIIQKIEKAKELIISGELTLSEIAYIMGYSSVQYLSTQFKNVTGVSVSEFKKDPARYRRPVDELNG
- a CDS encoding CusA/CzcA family heavy metal efflux RND transporter, which codes for MINKIISFSLNNRLIIGILTLGLIAWGGYNFTILPIDAVPDITNNQVQVITVAPSLAPQEVEQFITFPVEIAMANIQDVTEIRSISRFGLSVVTIVFKDRVDPYLARQLVSEQIKIAESNIPEGYGTPEMMPITTGLGEIYQYVIEPLPGYEDIYTPLEIRTIQDWIIKRQLSGIPGIVEISSFGGYLKQYEVTVKPRTLVGKNLTITEIFEALEKNNENTGGGYIEKGQEALYIRAEGIIQNEEDIENIVIKVIDGIPILIKDVAEVNISHPPRFGAMTKDGKGEAVGGITLMLKGGNSASIIKEVKARIEQVKKTLPEGITLHAYLDRSQMISKTINTVSKNLIEGGLIVIFILILLLGNYRAGLIVASVIPLSMLFAFSMMNLFGVSANLMSLGAIDFGLIVDGSVIVIEGIVYQIHRGSLKGKLSQEEIDKNIYIAGSRVSKSAVFGVLIILIVYIPILAFTGIEGKMFKPMAQTVIFALVGALILSLTYVPVMASIFLSKKISHKESFADKIIHSLHKAHAPVLDYSLRHKWLVLAMVLALLGASFFLFSRMGGEFIPTLEEGDLAAQMTLAPGSSLSESIATSTKAERIILDNFPEVKEVVSKIGTAEVPTDPMAVEDADIMIVMKPREEWTSAKTRVQLVEMMKEKLSVLPGVSFEFTQPIQLRFNELMTGVKSDVAVKIYGEDLNLLYEKANEAAAVISNIRGAGDVRVEQIVGLPQLIIRYKRDKLAQYGLNVEDINRIIRIAFGGEPAGVVYEGERRFDLVLRLCEECRNNLHAIENLRVNSPSGELILLSQVADLEIKDGPMQISRDDTKRRITIGINVRERDVESFINEVDNNLSQMLQLPPGYYITFGGQFENLKEAKRTSSIAVPVSLIVILVLLYFTFYSLKQALMIYSAIPLAAVGGIWALWLRGMPFSISAGVGFIALFGVAVLNGIVLLSYYNELEKSGVKDIYERVRQGTRTRLRPVIMTASVAALGFVPMALSTAPGAEVQKPLATVVIGGLITATILTLVVLPVIYILFSKMGSRAKIKTPAKALSLFILMSFPAFLIAQDKPMALSLENAVQTALENNLELKNADLEREMEAKLRKSAIDIPQPEFMLEQGQINSDAKDYNISIAQSFRFPTVYSSAYRVQKEQELLRETEYRLSRNEIIIRVTWSYLRWIKSAESRRILLNQDSLYKEFKDVMKMKYEQGEENHLAKLMADSKAGQVRNKLLEAKSGYIIAENDLRLLTGIQKNIEAASGNYLMLPEPGEKDVAESPLIDYFRQQVNLKQADIRNQTAGMFPDISLGYFNQSIDRVQGFQGWMVGVSLPVWFWSGSGKIQAAKIDRQISENHLMLEKIRLSGEYYRISESIKQRKAMLKYYEEIALLQAKTLEDNALISFEQGEIDYTEFVQMTGEAMQIQLDYLDAMEQYNLSVLEMYELTGETNLIIPSLNEN
- a CDS encoding efflux RND transporter periplasmic adaptor subunit translates to MKTKIYLIIVIIPLMIACSSNNPVQDQSIPEQANGSMVTLSISQIEHAGIQFGKIESRLLSSDVNARGEIVVPPEMEADIVTSVPGTVREIMVGLGDEVKAGQVLATIQSFDFLGLQQEYLLAGSRLELLEQDYLRQKALKEENAASEKKYQEAEAIYEDALILRSALAEKLGLMGVDPTTISRENISGIIKIKSPVQGIVEEVNLNAGKYLEPSDVLFKVYNTADLYIEIMVFEKDIMKVKPGQRVTFQTSDQGMSEYEGFVKSIASSVRTDARVVKVLAGFGNKKIGLVPGMFVSTSIHTSEETLPALPSEAILFDGNSRYYIFHTLPEWETDTVVSFTEANIVTGFEEDGYTQVTIPGGLPGNARIVIKGAYYLKSEKAKSEE
- a CDS encoding DUF1624 domain-containing protein, translated to MKALRKNNSRKALPDFMKGLAVIFMVMVHVLELFTTTEFQGTTFGKVVFFLGGPPAAPVFMLIMGYFVALSGKSLSKHIFRGVSLIFLGLLLNTGLNFHLLIKVFLGQIQVNPLEYIFGADILFVAGLSIILLSLTKQIVGTRWVPFLILAFIIVFISPYLQDLSSGWKYLQAFLWGEYSWSYFPIFPWAGYAFAGYASAGFTRLSYFKTVKTKTSLLVFVVTTLGIILSLPYASRITANLPLFYHHSWTFFIWTLIFTGWWTVILQFIQIRLPDNPVVLFLQWTGRNVTAFYVFQWLIIGNIATALYQTQGFFGWLAGILVVLLCSTVLTKVYLGIKQNKNHRVNY
- a CDS encoding PqqD family protein, with protein sequence MKIKKNVAISDSGFIFNPETGESYTANPMAVEMLGMIKEGKEKNEILRSVKERYHVDNITLEKDYNDFMAMLQRFQLLVDHE